TCGCTCTGGACGGTGCCGAGGTTCGTGCCCGCGGCGCGTGCCGCGACGATGTTGACGCCGGGGGCGGCTATCTCGGGCTTGACCGTGCCGTTGAACGACGGTCCGCGGCTGGAGAACGAGGCGGTTCCGCCCGTGAAGTCCACCGCCGCGACCGACAGGGCGTGCGGGGCGATCGACGGGGCCGACACGGTGCTGATGTTGGGACCGTTGTTGCCCGCCGAGACCACGAACAGGGTGCCGGACGAAGTGGCCAGCGCTTCGAGCGACTGGGTGACCGGATCCTGGCCGTTCGTGGGCCCGCTGCCCAGCGACATGTTGACGACCTTGGCGCCCTGCGCGACGGCCCACTCCATACCGGCGATGACGGACGAGTCCGAACCGGACCCGTCGTCGCCCAGGACCTTGCCGACGATCAGGTCGGCGTCCGGTGCTACGCCGGAGCGCGTACCCGCCGCTCCTGCGCCGCTGCCTGCCACGGTCGCCGCGACGTGCGTGCCGTGGCCCTGCTTGTCGAGCGTGTTGCCGCTGCCCGAGAAGTCCTTGGTCTCGCTGATCCGACCCGCCAGGTCCGCGTGCGTCTGATCGACACCGGTGTCCAGCACGGCGACCTTGACACCCTTGCCCGTGCGGCCGGCCTGCCAGGCGCTGTCGGCGCCGATCTGCGTGAGGTTGCGGTCCAGCGCGTCGGCGTGGACCTTGCCGTCGAGCCAGATGCTCTTGACGCCGTCCAGCGCGTCCTTGCTGTCGAGGGCGTCGCCGACCTCGGCCGCGTCGTCCTTGTCGAGGACCGCCGTGCTCGCCCTGAGGGCGTGGAAGTCCCGCTTGGCGGGCATCAGTCCGTCGCTCGCGAGCGCTTCCGGACGGTCGGCGCCGGTGCGCCGCACGATCAGCGGGAGCGCGTCGACGCGGGAGTCGTCGTAACCGTCCCGGACCAGGCCGTCGACGTTGAACAGTTGCGGGTCCAGGAGTGAGCCGACCTTGCCGATCACATCGCTCGGGTAGAAGTACGCGTCGCCGTCGATGTCCGTACGGGCCAGAACCGTGCCCGGAGCCGAGTCCGCCGCGGGCACCGCGCTGTACGACTTCCGGCCGTCCGGTGTGGTGGTGACCGTCACCCGGTCACCCGTGATGAGCGTGACCGTGTGGTTCACCGACGCGCCGAACGCGGCGGTGGTCGGCTCCGGCACGGGCGTGGCGGTCGCCGTAGGGACAACGGCAGGCGAGCACAGGGCGGCTACGCTGACCGCCGCAACAAGTCTGGCGCGGGCAAAGGGTTTCACGGGGACTCCGGCTTCGGGACGGGGAACGGTGTCGGTGTGCCGTGCACGGGGGGCGGCGGCAGCTTGATGCGGTACGCACTCACATCGCGCGTCTCCTCCTCGGCGAGCAGAGTGGAACCGGTGAGCCGGCACCACTCCCGTACGGAGGAGCGGACCTGAGGGTTGGCACTGTGCAGTTCCAGCACGCTGCCGAGTGGCAGCTCGCACCGGCGCCGCTCCAGCAGACCGAGGATCCGTGACCACGGTTCGCCGCCTGCGTCCACGACGGCACGGACCGAGTCATCCGGACCTGTCGCGTCGGACGACGCGGCGGGCGAGGCAGCACTCATGGGCAGTTCATCCTCGGCGGGCGGGAGCGGGTACACACCCCGCGGGTCGGGGTTGCCCAGACCGTAGGCAACGCCCGTTACCCGCGAATTACCGCTCGGAGCGGCACCTCAGCACCGGGTACGGCCTTGACGCCGGGCACTTGGTCATGGCAACGCCCGGGTAACGGGTGTGGTCTAGCGTCCGCTGCCCGAGGAGAAACACGGCAGGGAACCGGGGTGGGAGATGCGGCGCGCACGACGCCGGAGCAAGGAGACCTCAGATGTCGGACTCGCAGCCCTGGGGGTGACCATGGCCGACGAGGAGCTCTACCGGCACCTGCTGCGCTCCGGCCCGGCGTCCGTCGAGGAGCTGGCCGATGCGCTGCTGGAGCCGCACGCGGAAGTGGCGCGGCAGACCGAGGCGTTGGCTGCACTGCAGCTGGTTGCCCTGACCGCCGGCGAGCCTGAGCGGTGGGTGGCCGCGGCTCCCGACGTGGCGGTCGAGCGGCTCATGGAGTGCCGCCAGCGGGAGCTGAACCGGGCCCGCAGTGGTCTGGCCCGGCTCATGGGCGAGTACAGGTCGGGCCACCGGACGGGTGCGGTGGAAGGTCCGGTCGAGGTGGTCGAGGGCGCGGAGCGATGCAGGCGCCGGTACGCGGAGACCGTGGCGAACACCGCCCGCGAACTCCTCGTGCTCAGCAGACCGCCGTTCGTCATCCACGGTGGTGTCTCCCTCGATGTCCTGAGCATTCTCGACCGGAACGTCCGCTGCCGGTCGATCTACGACCGGCGCGCCCTGGACCTGCCGCACTCGGTCGCCGACATAAGTTCCTACCAGGCCGCGGGCGAGCAGGTACGCGTCGTCGACGAACTCCCCTTGAAGCTGCTGATCTCGGACCGGACGACGGCGCTTCTCCCCGGCGGCGACGACCGGCCCGGCGAGTGGTTCGTGGTCTCCGGCAGCACGCTCGTGGAAGGTCTGGTGTCGTTGTTCGAGCTGCTGTGGGAACGCAGCGTCCCGCTCGTCCCGGTGGAGGCCGAGACCGACGTGACGGAGGCCGGACTGCCGTCGTCCGACATCCAACTGCTCGGCCTGCTGTTCGCCGGGCTCACGGACGCGGCGATCGCCCGCCAGCTCAGTACGAGCGTGCGCACCGTGCAGCGCCGCCTGACCCGCCTGATGGAGCGTGCGGGGGTGGGGAACCGCGCACAGCTCGCCTGGCACGCGGCGCGCGGCGGGTGGCTCACCCCTTAGAAGCCACCTCCGCCATGAACGACAGCTACCGAACCAGCCAAATGAGCCGTCTTCCAAGGCCCTGCCCTGGGGGTGTTCGGGAGGTCGTGGGTCAGCCGGTCGGCTGTTGCGGACTGTCGGGATCACCGGCCGAGTTGTAGCGGAGCAGGTGCGTGGCGAAGAGGGCGAGGTCCTCGGCCGTCCAGTCCGCGAGCCGCTCCTGGTAGGCGGCGCGTCGGCTGGCCTGGGTCGAGGCGAGTGCCTGGGTGCCGGACTCGGTGGGATGAAGCACCTGGATGCGGTGATCGCCCGGATCCGCATGGCGCTCGACCAGGCCCAGTTTCTCCAGGGTGCCGAGCTGCCGGCTGACAGTGGACTTGTCGAGCATGTAGTGCGCCGCCAGATCCGTGGCGCGGCAGCCGTGCTGGTCGTCGATGTGCGCCAGCAAGGTGTACGACACCAGGGGCAGCTCGGGATGGAGCCTGGCCGCGGCGGCGCGCGCCCTGCGGGCGAAGGCGGTCAGTTCGCGCTGGATGACGTCCAGCGACTCTTCGCGTTCTCCGGGGGTGCCTGGCATGCGTCGCCTTCCTCGAGTTCAGTTGTATAGTACAACGGAATGTGAGTTGTAAAAGCCAACCATCTGTCGATCGTCTGGAGAGTTCCGATGTCCACAGGCCCGAGCACCGCTGCCGGCTCCACTTCCGCCGCCCTGCGTCATGTGCTGAGCCACCTCGTCACGCCACTGCTGATGTGTGTGGGCATGGGGCTCGCCTACCTCGGGGCGTTCCACGCCCCGGAACCGCACGATCTGCGGGTGGACGTGGTCGGCTCGGGACCGAGTGCGCAGGTGCTGGCGCAGACCCTCCAGGACAAGGGGCACGGAGCGCTGAGCGTCCGTACGGTCGCGGACCGGGCCGCGGCGGTCGACCACCTGAGGACGCAGGACAGCTACGGCGCCTATGTGCCGGGCCGGAGCCCCGAACTGCTGGTGGCCACGGCGTCCTCCGACACCAGCGCGACCGTGGTGGAGAAGGTCTTCACAGAGGTGGCGGCGGGACAGGGCGCTCCGCTGAAGGTCACGGACACGGCACCCACCGCGGACGGTGACCCGACCGGGCAGGGGATCTTCTTCCTGCTCGTCGCGGTGAGCATCGGCTCGTACGCCTCCGTCGCCGTGATCGGCGGAGCCGGCGGGGTGCTGCCCCTGCGGATCCGGGCGGCGCTGGCCGTTGCCGCCTCGCTGGTGGTGAGCGTGATCGGGGCGGTGTTCGCCGGCCCGCTCTTCGGCCTCGTCGATCACGGGCTCGGGGGGCTGTGGGCGATGGCGTGGCTCTACGCGGCAGGCATTCTGCTGATCGGTGTCGGGCTGCACACCTTCCTCAAGCGGTGGACCACGCTCGGCGTCATGGTGTTGTTCGTCATGCTGAACTTCACCAGCTCCGGCGGCATCTTCCGGCCCGAGATGCAGCCGGGGTTCTTCGGCGCGCTGCACGCGTTCTGGAACGGAGCGGGCTTCGTCGAAGGTGTTCGCAGTCATGTGTACTTCGGCGGGCACGCGCTCGGCGGACATCTGCTGGTGCTCGCCCTCTGGTTCGTGGCCGGCATCGTGGCGATGGCGCTGGCGGGTCTGGCCGAGCGGAAGCGGCGGGGCGCCGGGACGGTCGCCGCGCCGTCGGCGGGAGAACTGCTTGGGGTACAGGCCGGCGCGGAGACAGAAGAGGAGATCGAGGAGGCGGTGGCCGTCTGATGCGGCCGCCTGCCCGAGTCGTCTGACGAGGCCGTCCAACCAGGGCCTTGGCCGGGCCGGACGGTGGGGTTCTCGGCCTGGTCGGGATGCGGGGCGGGCGTTGCCCCCAGGCGTCCCGGTCGGTTGTTCAGTTGTCCCCGGGGCCAGACGGATATCGGCGGACGGCGGCACCGTCATCGGCAGTTGATGCTGGATCGATTTGCTCACCGAGCGAACCGGTCTGCCCCTGTCCGTCGCAATCCCGGGGGCCAGCCTGCACGACAGCCAGGCTCTGATCCCGCTGGTGCAAGGATTACCTCCGATCCGCTCGCGCCGCGGACCGCGGTGCCGCAAGCCCGCAAAGCTCCACGCGGACCAGGGCTACGAGTGCTCCTGCCTGCGGCGATGGTTACGTCAGCGTGGCATTCCGCAACGCATCGCACCCAAGGGAATCGAGCTGTCACAGCGACTGGGACGCCACCGCTGTACCGTCGAACGCACCATGTCGTGGCTCGCCGGCTGTCGCCGTCTCCGCCGCCGCTACGAGCGCAAAGCCAAGCACTTCCTCGCCTTCCCAAGCATCGCCTGCACCCTCATCTGCTACCGCAGACTCCCCAAATGAGATGGACCCGTCACGCGAGAGGGCCGTCGCCCGCATCAGCGGGCGACGGCCCTCCCTTTCACCGTGCGTCGCGGGTTCACGCACGAGGGCCGGACTCCGGTGTACTTCACCGTGAGTCCGGCCCCGTTCACGGCCGCGCGTTGCCGCCGGCCGGCCCCGGCGTTCTGTTCACGTCACTTCGCGACGCGCACCGCGTTGATGACGGTCTGCTCGATGCGACTGCCCGCGGCGTTCTCCCCCTT
This genomic interval from Streptomyces sp. NBC_00464 contains the following:
- a CDS encoding LuxR C-terminal-related transcriptional regulator, which codes for MRRARRRSKETSDVGLAALGVTMADEELYRHLLRSGPASVEELADALLEPHAEVARQTEALAALQLVALTAGEPERWVAAAPDVAVERLMECRQRELNRARSGLARLMGEYRSGHRTGAVEGPVEVVEGAERCRRRYAETVANTARELLVLSRPPFVIHGGVSLDVLSILDRNVRCRSIYDRRALDLPHSVADISSYQAAGEQVRVVDELPLKLLISDRTTALLPGGDDRPGEWFVVSGSTLVEGLVSLFELLWERSVPLVPVEAETDVTEAGLPSSDIQLLGLLFAGLTDAAIARQLSTSVRTVQRRLTRLMERAGVGNRAQLAWHAARGGWLTP
- a CDS encoding MarR family winged helix-turn-helix transcriptional regulator encodes the protein MPGTPGEREESLDVIQRELTAFARRARAAAARLHPELPLVSYTLLAHIDDQHGCRATDLAAHYMLDKSTVSRQLGTLEKLGLVERHADPGDHRIQVLHPTESGTQALASTQASRRAAYQERLADWTAEDLALFATHLLRYNSAGDPDSPQQPTG
- a CDS encoding sulfurtransferase TusA family protein, translated to MSAASPAASSDATGPDDSVRAVVDAGGEPWSRILGLLERRRCELPLGSVLELHSANPQVRSSVREWCRLTGSTLLAEEETRDVSAYRIKLPPPPVHGTPTPFPVPKPESP